Sequence from the Angustibacter luteus genome:
CCAGCACCAGGTCGTGCAGGCGCAGCAGGCAGCGCGCGCGATCGGCCAGGTCCCACTGCGCCCAGGAGCGCTGCGCGGCCCGGGCCCCCTCGACAGCCACCTCGACGTCGCGCGGGGTGGACACCGGCAGCGCCGCGACGGGAGCACCGGTGAAGGGAGCGTGGTGGGTGCGCACCTCGGCGCGGGGGCTCGCCACGATCCGGCGGGCCAGCCGACGGGCCAGCGCGGGGTCGACCGCGTAGGTGGCCGCGGCGTCCGTCTCGGGATCGGCGATCAGGTCGCTCATGCCCTCACCCTAAGCCCCGCCTCAAGCCCTCGCTACTAGCGAGTAACCCACCGCTTCAGCGCACTATTCGCGCTTGACGGTGCTATTCGGGCCCGAAAAGCACGTCAAGCGCGAATGGTGCGGGGGTGGGGGCCGGGGGGTGGGGCCGGGGGGTCAGGCCGGGGTGTACGGCGCGACGACGACCTCGACGCGCTGGAACTCCTTGAGGTCGGAGTAGCCGGACGTCGCCATCGCCCGGCGCAGGGCACCGATCAGGTTGGTCTTGCCGTCGGCGAACCGGCCCGGCCCCTCCAGGATCTCGGTCAGCGAGCCGAGCGTGCCGACCGCGACCCGCTCGCCGCGCGGCAGCTCGGGGTGGTGCGCCTCGGGCCCCCAGTGCCAGCCCCGCCCCGGCGCCTCGACGGCGCGGGCCAGCGCGGCGCCCAGCATCACGGCGTCCGCCCCACAGGCGATGGCCTTGACCAGCTCACCGGACCGACCCATCCCGCCGTCCGCGATGACGTGCACGTACCGGCCGCCGGACTCGTCCATGTAGTCCCGACGGGCGGCCGCGACGTCCGCGACCGCGCTGGCCATCGGCACGTGGATGCCCAGCGTGGTGCGGGTGGTGTGCGCGGCGCCACCGCCGAAACCGACGAGGACGCCGGCCGCGCCCGTGCGCATCAGGTGCAGGGCCGCGGTGTACGTCGCGCAGCCGCCGACGATGACGGGCACGTCGAGCTCGTAGATGAAACGCTTGAGGTTCAACGGTTCTGCGCGGCCGGACACGTGCTCGGCGCTCACCGTCGTGCCGCGGATGACGAACAGGTCGACCCCGGCGTCCACCACCGTCTTCCACAGCTGCTGGGTGCGCTGGGGGGTGAGTGCCCCCGCGACGGTGACGCCGGACTCGCGCACCTCCCGCAGGCGCTCGGTCACCAGCTCGGGGTTGATCGGCGCGTCGTAGATGGCCTGCATCCGCCGGGTCGCCGTGGCTTCGTCCAGCCCGGCGATCTCGGCCAGCAGCGGCTCGGGGTCGTCGTAGCGCGTCCACAGCCCCTCGAGGTCGAGGACGCCGAGGCCGCCCGCCTTCCCCAGGGCGATGGCGGTGGCCGGCGACATCACCGAGTCCATCGGCGCCGCGATCACCGGAAGCTCGAACCGGTAGGCGTCGATCTGCCACGCGACCGAGACCTCCTGCGGGTCCCGGGTACGCCGACTCGGCACCACCGCGACGTCGTCGAAGGAGTACGCCCGTCGCCCGCGCTTGCCGCGCCCGATCTCGATCTCGCTCACGCGGTTCAGGCTACCGGTCACCCACGGACGGTCCACTCGCCCCTACGCTGACGACGTGGGCCAACTGAACTGGGCAGCGAACGTCGACTACGGCACCGACCGCGTGCTGCGCCCGACCAGCGTCGGCGAGCTGCAGGAAGCGGTGCGGCACAGCCGAAAGCTGCGCCTGGTCGGCTCCCGGCACTCCTTCAGCACGCTGGTCAGCACGCCCGACACCCTGCTCTCGCTCGCTGACCTGCCGGTCAGTGTCGAGGTGAGCGCGGACGGCCGGACGGCCACCGTGCCTGGCGCCGCCACCTTCGGCGCGGTCACCGCTGCCCTGAACGAGCACGGCGTCGCGCTGCCGGCACTGGCCTCGCTGCCGCACATCTCGGTGGCCGGGGCCGTGGCGACCGGGACGCACGGCTCGGGTGACGCCGCGCAGCCGCTCGCCGGTTCCGTCGCCGCGGTCGAGCTCGTGCAGGCGGACGGCGAGCTGGTGACGGTGCGCCGCGGCGACCCGGACTTCCACGCCTGCGTGGTGAGCCTCGGTGCGGTCGGCGCGGTCGTCCGACTCACCTTCGATGTCGTCCCGGCCTACGACGTCCGCCAGGACGTGTACGACGAGGTGCATGTCGGCCCGTACGGAGACGACCTGCTGGACGCGCTGGGCTCGGCCTACAGCGTGAGCCTGTTCAGCACGTTCGGCTCCGACCGCTTCGCCATGGCCTGGCTCAAGCGCCGGGCCGAGGACGGCGGGTTCGAGGCCCCCGCACCGCACTGGCGCGACGGCGTGCTGGCGGACGGCGCGCGGCACCCCGTGCCGGGGCAGCCCCCGATGGGCACCACGCGGCAGAGCACCGCGGGGCCCTGGCACGAGCGACTGCCGCACTTCCGGCTGGACGTGCCGCCGAGCAGCCGCGGGGCCGAGCTTCAGTCCGAGCTGCTCGTGCCACGCCAGCACGCCCCCGCGGCGTGGCGCGCCCTGCTCGAGGTTCGCGACCTCATCGCCCCGCTGCTGCAGATCTCCGAGGTCCGCAGCATGGCCGGGGACGACCACTGGCTCAGCCCGGCGTACGGCCGGGACACCGTGGGCTTCCACTTCACCTGGGTGCCCGACCAGCCGGCGGTCGAACGGGCGCTGGCCGTCATCGAGCCGCTGATGGCGGAGTTCGACGCGCGACCGCACTGGGGCAAGGTGTTCGTCACCGACCCGCGCGAGGTGGGGCGACACTACCCGCGGCTGGGCGACTTCGCCGCCGTCGTCCGGCGGCGCGACCCGCTGGGCCTGTTCCGCAACGCCTTCGTGGACCGGCTGATCGGCTGACCGGCTGATCGGCAGCACTCAGGCCGGGACGACGGCGCCGCCCTCGACCTTCACCGGGAACGCCGCCAACGGCTTGGGGGCCGGACCGGAGATGTTCTTGCCGGTCAGGTCGTACGACGACTGGTGGCACGGGCAGTCCAGCTGCTTGTCCCCCGGTGCCACGGTGCAGCCCATGTGCGTGCACTTCGCGTTCAACCCGACCACCTCACCGGCGGTGGGCTGGGTCAGCAGGATCTTGGTGCCGTCCGCGGCCTGCGCCGAGACCGCGCCGCCGACGGGGATGTCCGCGACCTGGGCGAGCGGCGCCGCGGTCGGGTCGGACCCGCCGTCCGAGCTCGACGAGCTCGAGCTGCTGGACGAGGCACCGGCCGAGGGCGCCGCGTCGTCGCCGGACCCGCAGGCCGCGACGACCGTGGTCGCCGCGATGGCCAGCCCGGCGCCGAGCACCGGTCGGCGCGGGAGGACGGGCCCGGACCGCTCGGCCTCGGCGAGCGGGTGGCCAGGATGCTTCGAGGTCATGTCTGCTCGTCTCGTCGGTGGGGCCGCGGTCGGCCCCGTCCCCCAGTGGCACGGGACCCAGCCCCAACCGGTTCAACGAGACGTTTCGGTCATCCGTGGCGAACGGCCCGCAGCACCGCGTCGTGCAGGGTGACCTCGCGTCCGTCGGGGTCGCTCGCCTGCCGGGGGCGGGCCTCGGCGACCACGACGTCCCACTGCCCGGGGTCCAGGGTCTCGGCGACCTCCTCGGCCGGGTAGAACATCCCCGGCACGTGGTGGCGCGGCATGGTCGTCGCCAGGTCGAGGATGTGGTGCCCGACGATGAGTAGCGTCCCGCCGGGCGCGACGGCCTGGGCGAGCTGGGCGAACAGCGCGACCCGGTCCTCCCGCGGCAGGTGCATGAAGTGCGCCGTCACCAGGTCGAAGCGCTGGTCCGCCGCCGTCCAGCGCGTCAGGTCCGTGTGCGTCCAGGTGATCCGCTCCGCGACAGCGGGGCCGGCCGCCTCGGCGTGGCCCGCCGCGCGGGCCAGCGCCACCGTCGAGAAGTCGGCGCCGGTGACCCGCCAGCCCCGCTCGGCCAGCCAGATCGAGTCGGCGCCCTCTCCGCAGCCGACCTCGAGCGCGGACCCGGGCTCAAGGTCGGCGACCTCGGCGACGAGCTGCGCGTTGGGTCGCCCGCTCCAGACGGAGTCGGCAGAACGGTAGCGGTCCTCCCACGACGCCTCGTCGAACTCCATCGCGCCGTGCTGGTGCTGGCCGCCCGCGGCCACGGCGGCGGCGGTCTCCTCCATGATGAGGTCGGCGTTCAGCGCCGCCCCGGCGTTGAACCCGGCGGCGGCCGAGCCGATCACGGTGGCCCGGGGGTCCGTGACGTTGCCGGCCACGTAGACCCCAGGGACCGACGTCGCCCCCATGGGGTCCGCGGGCACGAGCGTGCCGATCAGGACGTCGCCCATGTGCACCTGCGCCGGCTCGATGCCCAGCGACGAGAGCGCTGCGGACCGGGCGTGCACGCGGGCGCCCACCACCAGCGCGTCCAACGCCACGACGTCACCCGAGGCGAGTCGCGCACCGGTGAGCCGGTCGTCGTCCACCACGAGCTCGGCGACCTCGCCGTCCACCACGCGGATGCCGCGGGCGGCCAGCTGCGCCAGCGCCTCGTCGTCCGGGCCGGACGTGGTGTGCGAGAACAGGGTCACGTCTGCGGACCACTGCCGGAACAGCAGAGCCTGGTGCACCGCGAGCGCACTGGTCGCCAGGACGCCGATGGCCTGGTCGCGCACCTCCCACCCGTGGCAGTAGGGGCAGTGCAGGACGTCGCGCCCCCACCGCTGAGCCAGGCCCGGCACGTCCGGGAGCTCGTCCACCAGGCCCGTGGTCACCAGCAGGCGCCGGGCGTGCACGGACCGGCCGTCGGCGAGCGTCACCGCGAAGGCCGTGCCGCCGTGCACCGCGACGGTCTGCGCCGAGACCACCTCGCCGTCGACGACCTCGCCGCCGTAGGACGCCACCTCGGCGCGGCCGATCTCGAGCAGCTCGAGCGGGCTCGTTCCCTCGCGGCCGAGGTAGTTGTGCACGTGCCCGGCCGGCGCGTTGCGCGGCGACCCGGCGTCCACCACCAGCACGGACCGGCGGGACCGGGCCAGCGCCAGCGCCCCACTCAGCCCGGCCGCGCCACCTCCCACGATCACCACGTCGTACGTCGAGTTCATCGTCGATCTCCTCAGCTCGCCGCGCCGGCCGGACGACGGCGCTGCCCTGAGCGTGCGCCTCCTGACCCGCATCGGGCAACTTCCCTTGCCAACCCAGCAACTCCCCCGCCCTCACCCCCGCAGATGTCCCGACATGCGGGGCTATCCCGCCCACCTGAGCCCGAATGTCGGGACATCTGCGGGAAGGCCGGGCGCGGGGTCCGCCGGGTGGCAGGATCGGCGCATGAGCTTTCGCGCGACGCTCCAGCTGCACGGCAGGACGGCCACCGGGATCGAGGTGCCGGACGCGGAGGTCGAGGCGCTCGGGTCCGGACGTCAGCCCGCGGTCGAGGTGACCCTGAACGGCTACTCGTACCGCTCGACCGTGGCGGTTCGAGGCGGCGTCTACCTGATCCCGGTGAGCGCCGAGGTCCGCGCTGCCGCAGGGGTTTCGGCCGGTGACGAGGTGGACGTCACCCTCGTCCTCGACACGGCGCCGCGCACCGTGGAGGTGCCCGAGGACCTGGCCGCCGCCCTGGCCGACGAGCCGGCCGCGCGGGCGTTCTTCGACGGGCTCTCGCCCAGCAAGCAGAAGTGGTTCACGACGAGCGTGACCGGGGCGAAGCAGGAGCAGACGCGCCGACGGCGGGTCGAGACCGCCGTCCAGCTGCTGCGCGAGGGCCGCAGCCGCTAGCCCTGGTCGGGCTGATCGGCGCCGGGTTGACCGACGTCGGGCGACCCACCCCGGCCGTCGGTGCGCAGGCTGGTGTCCAGGTCGTCGTCCAGGCTGTCCACCTCACCCGAGGGGTCGACCTGCGGCTCCCCCTCGACCGGGGACACGCCACGGCTGTCCAGGTTGCCGGCGGTGTGGTCGCTGGGCTCGGCGGCGCGCGGGCTCTCGTCCTGTTCGCTCATGCCGTCCAACGTGTCACGGACGCCGGGCGCCGCAACTCGGGAGGACCGCTCGGACCGACCGGATCCCAGCAGTCCCGGCTCAGCGACGGTTGTAGTTCGGCGCCTCGACGGTCATCTGGATGTCGTGCGGGTGCGACTCCTTCAGGCCGGCCGCGGTGATCCGGACGAAGCGGCCGTTGGACTGCAGCTCGGGGATCGTGCGCGCGCCGCAGTACCACATGGACTGCCTCAGGCCCCCGACGAGCTGGTACGCGACGCCGGACAACGGCCCGCGGAACGGGACCTGGCCCTCGACGCCCTCGGGGATCAGCTGGTCGTCGGCGGACACGTCCGCCTGGAAGTAGCGGTCCTTGCTGAACGAGCGCGACTGGCCGCGCGACTGCATGGCGCCCAGCGAGCCCATGCCGCGGTAGGTCTTGAACTGCTTGCCGTTGATGAAGACCAGCTCACCGGGGCTCTCCTCCACGCCGGCCAGCAGCGAGCCGAGCATCACGGTGTCGGCACCGGCCACGATGGCCTTGGCGATGTCGCCGGAGTACTGCAGCCCGCCGTCACCCATCAGCGGGACGCCGGCCGGCTTGGTGGCGAGCGACGCCTCGTAGATCGCGGTCACCTGGGGGACGCCGACCCCGGCCACCACGCGGGTGGTGCAGATCGAGCCCGGACCGA
This genomic interval carries:
- a CDS encoding GuaB3 family IMP dehydrogenase-related protein; protein product: MSEIEIGRGKRGRRAYSFDDVAVVPSRRTRDPQEVSVAWQIDAYRFELPVIAAPMDSVMSPATAIALGKAGGLGVLDLEGLWTRYDDPEPLLAEIAGLDEATATRRMQAIYDAPINPELVTERLREVRESGVTVAGALTPQRTQQLWKTVVDAGVDLFVIRGTTVSAEHVSGRAEPLNLKRFIYELDVPVIVGGCATYTAALHLMRTGAAGVLVGFGGGAAHTTRTTLGIHVPMASAVADVAAARRDYMDESGGRYVHVIADGGMGRSGELVKAIACGADAVMLGAALARAVEAPGRGWHWGPEAHHPELPRGERVAVGTLGSLTEILEGPGRFADGKTNLIGALRRAMATSGYSDLKEFQRVEVVVAPYTPA
- a CDS encoding FAD-binding protein; amino-acid sequence: MGQLNWAANVDYGTDRVLRPTSVGELQEAVRHSRKLRLVGSRHSFSTLVSTPDTLLSLADLPVSVEVSADGRTATVPGAATFGAVTAALNEHGVALPALASLPHISVAGAVATGTHGSGDAAQPLAGSVAAVELVQADGELVTVRRGDPDFHACVVSLGAVGAVVRLTFDVVPAYDVRQDVYDEVHVGPYGDDLLDALGSAYSVSLFSTFGSDRFAMAWLKRRAEDGGFEAPAPHWRDGVLADGARHPVPGQPPMGTTRQSTAGPWHERLPHFRLDVPPSSRGAELQSELLVPRQHAPAAWRALLEVRDLIAPLLQISEVRSMAGDDHWLSPAYGRDTVGFHFTWVPDQPAVERALAVIEPLMAEFDARPHWGKVFVTDPREVGRHYPRLGDFAAVVRRRDPLGLFRNAFVDRLIG
- a CDS encoding bifunctional NAD(P)/FAD-dependent oxidoreductase/class I SAM-dependent methyltransferase; the protein is MNSTYDVVIVGGGAAGLSGALALARSRRSVLVVDAGSPRNAPAGHVHNYLGREGTSPLELLEIGRAEVASYGGEVVDGEVVSAQTVAVHGGTAFAVTLADGRSVHARRLLVTTGLVDELPDVPGLAQRWGRDVLHCPYCHGWEVRDQAIGVLATSALAVHQALLFRQWSADVTLFSHTTSGPDDEALAQLAARGIRVVDGEVAELVVDDDRLTGARLASGDVVALDALVVGARVHARSAALSSLGIEPAQVHMGDVLIGTLVPADPMGATSVPGVYVAGNVTDPRATVIGSAAAGFNAGAALNADLIMEETAAAVAAGGQHQHGAMEFDEASWEDRYRSADSVWSGRPNAQLVAEVADLEPGSALEVGCGEGADSIWLAERGWRVTGADFSTVALARAAGHAEAAGPAVAERITWTHTDLTRWTAADQRFDLVTAHFMHLPREDRVALFAQLAQAVAPGGTLLIVGHHILDLATTMPRHHVPGMFYPAEEVAETLDPGQWDVVVAEARPRQASDPDGREVTLHDAVLRAVRHG
- a CDS encoding YdeI/OmpD-associated family protein; amino-acid sequence: MSFRATLQLHGRTATGIEVPDAEVEALGSGRQPAVEVTLNGYSYRSTVAVRGGVYLIPVSAEVRAAAGVSAGDEVDVTLVLDTAPRTVEVPEDLAAALADEPAARAFFDGLSPSKQKWFTTSVTGAKQEQTRRRRVETAVQLLREGRSR
- a CDS encoding Rieske (2Fe-2S) protein encodes the protein MTSKHPGHPLAEAERSGPVLPRRPVLGAGLAIAATTVVAACGSGDDAAPSAGASSSSSSSSSSDGGSDPTAAPLAQVADIPVGGAVSAQAADGTKILLTQPTAGEVVGLNAKCTHMGCTVAPGDKQLDCPCHQSSYDLTGKNISGPAPKPLAAFPVKVEGGAVVPA